A stretch of DNA from Catenulispora acidiphila DSM 44928:
ACCGCGCCGGGCAATGGACTGGTCACCGCTCGGGTGCCACGCATTCTGGGCCGTCATCGGTCCAGGCAAGCGGAGTGGCCGGGCAGCGTCAAGACCTCCCACCCCGAGCTCGCCGCTCGATCAGCCCGCAGCCGCCTCGCTGTCCGGCCAGGTCCGCAGGCCTCGTGCCAGGGCCACGAAAGCGCGTTCGGCGGGTGATAGGAGGCGGTCTCGGCGGTAGGCGATCACTACTGGGCGGGAGCGTAGGGGTGGGTCGACTTCGAGGACTGCTAGGCGGCCGTCTTTGACTTCGGTGTCGATGGCGTGTTCGGAGATCAGGGAGATGCCTAGGCCGGCTGCTACGGATTGCTTGATGGTTTCTGGGCCCCACATGTCGGCTTTGGGCATGTCGTCGAGGTCCCAGTTGATCAGGGCTGCTTCTTGGAGGTCGCGGGTTTGGGAGCCGGGTTCGCGCAGGAGGAAGCGTTCGCCTGCCAGCTGGGGTGCGGTGATGTGGGGGGTGGGGTGGGTCAGGGGGTGGCCGGGGGCGGCTACTAGGAGGAGGCGTTCGTCGAGGACTGTTTCGGTTTTCAGTTGGGGGGCTGCGGGTTGGCCGGCGACGATGGCCAGGCCGAGTTCGCCGTCCAGGAGGCGCTTGAGGATCTGGCCGTTGTTGCCGACGACGATGTCGCACTCGATGTTCTGGTGCCGTTCGCGGAAGCGTGCGAGCAGTCGTGGCAGCAGGTACGTGCCGACCGTGGTCGTGCCGCCGACTTCCAGGCGCCCGGACTGGACGCCGGATACCTCGCGGATGGCTGCGACCGCTTCCTCGGTCAGGAGGAAGATGCGGCGTGCGTACTCGGCCAGGACTTCGCCCTCGGCGGTGGGGCGGATGCGCGGGCCGGAGCGGTCTATCAGGGTTGTCTGCAGCGACTGTTCGAGGTTGCGGACGTGGTTGGAGACCGAGGGCTGGCTCATGTAGAGCTTCTGCGCGGCCGCCGAGAAGCCGCCGGTCTCGACGACGGTCAGGAAGATCGACAGGCGGTGCAAGTTCAGCTGCGTCACGGTTGGTCCACTTCCCACGCCTCCTGGCCCGTGCCCGCCAGCCTAATCCGCGGCGTTAACAGCGGGCAGATGCTCGGCGGCCGGCGCGGATCGTCGAGATGGACGTTTCCAGCGCCGCCGGGAAGCGCGAGGGGCGATCAGGGAACGCGCGATGAGGGTGCCGGCATGGCGGCCATCGCCGAGACGAACCCCAGCGGGTCGGCCAGCAACGGCTCGAACGCCTTCTCCGCGGCGCCGATCAGCGTGGAGTCCGCGCCGAGTCCCGGCGTCACCAGGCGCACGCCCTCGCGGACCACGCCGAGGCTCCCGGAGAGCAGGTTGGTGCGGATCTGCCCCTGGATGCCGGGGAACACGTCGCCGAACAGGCCGCCGAAGATCACCATGCTGGGGTTGAAGACCGTGACGATGTTCGCCACGCCCAGGGCGATCCAGCCGCCGATGTGCTCCAGCGCGCGGACCGACTTCTCATCGCCGGCCGCCGCCTCGGCGACGAGTTCGGCCACGGTCGCGCGGCGTCCGTCGGCATGGCCGGCCGCGGCCAGGATCGCCGGCTCGCCGATTTCGGTCTCCCAGCAGCCGCGCGCGCCGCAGCGGCACAGCCGGCCGGAGGGGTTGACCACCATGTGCCCGACCTCGCCGGCGTAGCCGTCGTGTCCGGACATGGCCTCGCCGCCGGCGATCACCCCGGCGCCGACGCCGACCTCGCCGACGATGTACACCAGGTCGTCGCAGCCCACTGCCACGCCCCGGGTGCGTTCGGCCAGGGCGCCGAGGTCCGCGTCGTTGCCGACCGCGACCGGGGCCTGGATGCCGAAGGTCTCCACCAGGCGGCGGTGCAGGATGTCGCCGAGCGGGGCGTCGCCCCAGTCGTCCCAGTTCATGTTGGGGACGAAACGCAGCATGCCGTCGGAGTTGCGGACGGCGGCCGGGACCGCCGCGCCCACCCCGGCGCAGAAGGCGCCGGGCGGGATGTCCTCGGAGGACAGCAGCTCGCCGGTGAAGCGCTCCAGGTGCCCCATGACGTCTTCGAGGTCGTAGTCGCCGCGCGGGCGGTACAGCTCGCGCCGGTCGAGCACCTGTCCGCCCAGGCCCACCCGGGCCGCGACGACGAAGTCGACGCCGATCATGTAGGCCAGCGCGTACACGTGCGCGGCCCTGGGCACCACGACCAGGGACGGCCGGCCGGCACCGAGGTGCTGGCCGGGCAGCTCTTCCTCGACCAACCCGGCCGAGGACAGGTCGGCGGTCAGCGCGCCGATCGTCGAGCGGTTGAGGTTCATGCTCGCGGTGAGCACGGCGCGCGAGGTCGGTCCGTGCTGGTGGACATAGCGCAAGAGGGTCGACAGGTTGTGCCGGCGCAGTTCCTCCTGGGTCACTCCGTAAGTGAACCCCTTGCGGGCCCTCATGGTTCTCTCCTCGCTGCGCGTTTCCCCGCTCTGTGGGCCGGTTTCAGCCGGTCCCGGACCTTGATGAACCGAGACCGGCTGACTCACCGCCTCAGTGCGAGTCGCCTCGGCCGACGCGGCGCGAGGTCGCGTCGAACCCGGCCGCGAGGAGCAGCACCAGACCGGTGACGATCCACTGCCAGGCCTGGCTGTTCGCGCCCTTGATCAGGTCGCCCATACCGTTCTGGATCACCGCCACCACCAGGCCGCCCCACACGGCGTCCATGATGCGGCCGCGTCCGCCGAACAGGCTGGTGCCACCGATGACGGCCGCGCCGACGGCGAGGAGCAGGGTGTTGCCGGCGCCGAAGTTCGAGGCCACCGACTCCAGCTGCGAGGCCTGCACGACACCGGCCACCGCGGCCAGCGTGGAGCAGATCACGAACACCGAGATCCGGATCCGGTCGACCCGGATACCGGCCCGGCGCGAGGCCTCGTCGTTGCCGCCGACGGCGTAGACGTGGCGCCCGTACCGGGTGCGGCTGAGCAGGAAGGTCAGGCCCACCGTCAGGACGATCAGCAGCAGGACGACCCAGGGGATGCCCTCGATCTTCAGGTTGTTGAAGAAGGCGTTCTGCTGGATCGCGCGGTTCTCGCCGAGCAGGTAGACGAACACCGCCCCGAGGATGAGCATCAGCAGCGTCTTGGCGAAGGTCACCAGGGCCGGCTCGGCCTCCAGGCCCGCCGAGCGCCGGCTCACCGCGATGCGCAGCTTGACCAGGGCGTAGCCGCCGGCCACCACGGCCAGCATGACCCAGCCCAGCCACAGCGGCATCAGGTTGTTGTTGTAGCCCTCGAGCGTGATGATCGGCTTGGCGGCCTGGTCCGGCAGGGAGATCGAGCCGGCCTTGCCGACCTGCATCAGCACGATGCCCTGGAAGGACAGGAACGCGGCCAGGGTGACCACGAAGGAGGGGATGCGCACCTTGGCGCGCAGCCATCCGATCAGGAAGCCCAGGACCGCGCCGGTGACGATCGCGGCCAGCACGGCCACGTACCACGGCAGGCTGTGCCGCACGATCATGACCGCCATCAGCGCCGCGCACACGCCGGAGGCGGTGCCCGCGCTCAGGTCGATCTCGCCCAGCAGCAGGACGAAGATCAGGCCCATGGCCAGCACGATGATCGGTGCGGCCTGGGTGACCAGGTTGGCGATGTTGTACAGCGACAGGAAGCCGTTCTGCACGATCGCGAAGAAGATGACCAGGACGACCAGCCCGGCCACGGCGGGCATGGAGCCCAGCTCGCCGCCGCGGGCGCGCTCGAGGCGGTTGCGGCCGTAGGCCAAGAGCGTGCCGGCCGCGCCGGTCTCCGGAACCGTCTCGCCGGTGGCGGTCGCGGTGCCGGTCGGGTTCTCGGTAGCGGTCATGCCGTCACCCCGTCGGTTCCGTCGGATTCGTTGGAGGCCTGCTCGCCCTGGTTCGCCTCGGCCGCGCTCAGGGCGTCGGAGACCCCGGTGCCGCCGGCGGCGTTGAGGCCGTTGCCGTTGGCGCCGTTGCCGTTGGCGCCGGGCTGCAGGCCCAGGTCCCCGGAGCGGCCGGCGGTGATCAGCTCGACGATCTGGGTCTGGGTCACCTCGGAGCGCTTGACCTGAGCGGCCATCCGCCCCAGGTACAGCGCGGCGATGCGGTCGGAGACCTCGAGCACGTCGCGCATGTTGTGCGAGATCAGGATGACCGCGTGGCCGCGGTCGGCCAGCCGGCGCACCAGTTCCAGGACCTGCGCGGTCTGGGCCACGCCGAGCGCGGCGGTCGGCTCGTCGAGGATGACGACCTTGGAGTTCCACAGCACGGACTTGGCGATCGCGACCGTCTGGCGCTGGCCGCCGGACAGGCTGGAGACCTGCTGGCGCAGCGACTTCACGGTGCGGACCGACAGGCCGGCCAGGGTCTCCCCGGCCAGGCGCTCCATGGCGTTCTCATCCAGCGTGCGCCAGCCGGAGACGCGCTCGCGGCCCAGGAACATGTTGCCGACGATGTCCAGGTTCTCGCACAGCGCGAGGTCCTGGTAGACGATCTCGATGCCCAGCGCGGCGGCGTCGCGCGGGTCGTGGACCTTGACGTCGTTGCCCTCGAAGACGTAGTCGCCGCTGTCGATGGAGTACGTGCCACCGATGCACTTGACCAGCGTGGACTTGCCGGCGCCGTTGTCGCCGACCAGGGCGGTGACCTCTCCGGCGTGCGCCTCGAAGTCGACGTCCTGCAGCACATGGACCGGGCCGAAGGACTTGTTGACACTCCGCAACTGAAGGATCGGCTCGCCCGACCCCGCCGTCCGGGGTGCCGCGGACGTGGTTGTTTCCGTCACCTCACACCTCTCTCAACTCATGACGCCCAGCAATCGAACGGTCGAGCCAGAGCGGTCGAGCCCGAACGGTCTTGCCTTCAGCGACCGTCTCCGGACCGCCGTATGGGCTTCGCAGGGGGGTTATAGAGCTCCCGCGCGGAGCACTGACCAGCGGCGACAGCATCGGAAGTGAGAAACCCGATGCGGCCGCCGCGGGTCGCTTGGTGCTACTTGATGCCGGCCGCCGTGCACTTGGCGGCGAAGTCGCCGGTGCAGACGTCGGCGGCCTTCTGGTAGCCGTCGGTGAACGGCAGGGTGATGTTGGACTTGTCCACCACGACCGGGGTCGCCAGGTAGGACGGGACATCACGGTTGCCGGTCGGGTCGTGGACCACGGCCGGCGCGGTCGGCTTCTGGCCGGACAGGACCTGGCTGGCCAGCTTGACGGCCACGTCGGCCTCGCCCTTGACCGGCTTGTAGATCGTGAAGCACTGGTCGCCGTTGAGGATGTTCTGCAGACCGGTCGCGGTCGCGTCCTGGCCGGAGACAGCCACCTTGCCGTTGAGGCCCTGCTGCTTCAGGACGGTGATGGCCGCGTTGGCCATCTCGTCGTTGGCGACCATGACCGCGTTCAGGTCCGGAGCGCCCTGCAGCAGCTTCTGGAACACCGACTGCGCGGTGCCGGCCGGGTTGTCCCAGTTGCCGGACTGGTCGCCGGCCTGGGTCCAGCCGGTCTGCGCCTTCAGCACGCTGTCGTAGCCCTGCTTGAACAGCGTCGCGTTGTTGTCGGTCGCGGCGCCGTCCTCCTCGACGTACTTCACCGCGGTCTTGCCGGCGACCTGGGTGCACTTGGTCAGGGCGGTGCCCTGCGCCTTGCCGACGGCCACGTTGTCGAAGGAGACGTAGTACTGCGCGGTGCCGCCGAGCGTGAGCCGGTCGTAGTCGATGGTGACGACGCCCTTGGCCTGCGCCTGCGCCTCGATCGCCTTGGCCGAGCCGGAGTCCAGGTTGGTGAGCATCAGCACGCCGACGCCCTCGTTCAGCATCGACTGCGCCTGCGAGGTCATCGTCGTGGCAGAACCGTTGGAGTTCTGGATGTCACAGGTCAGGCCGTACTGCGCGCACTGCGTCTTCAGCTCGTCGGGGTCGGAGTTGACCCACCGCGGCGAGGAGTTGGTGTCCGGCAGCAGGATGCCGACCTTGTTGTTCTTGTACGTGGGCGTGCCACTGCTGCTACTGCTGCTGCTGGAGCCCGCAGCGGCGCTGGTCGTCGAGCTGCCACCGCCCGTGGTGGAACCGCTGCTGCTGCTCTTAGAGCTACTGCATCCAGCTGCGCTCAACGCAACCGCGGCGCCGAGTGCGGTGATTGCGAGTATCGCCTTACGCATGGGAGCTTGCCCCTTTCTGGTTCCGCACGTCGCCTACCCCCGGGAGGCGCCGCCGATATGTTGACGCGCAAAACCTATTCGGGTCCGGACCATGATCGCCATGAGGTAGCGGACACGAATCCGCCATGAACGCGTCACGAAACGGCAACGTAAGAACCATTCGATGACACAGAGCAGCCATCGGGCCCGGACAACCCCCTCGTCGGGGCCGGAACTGGGCGCTCTGCGAAGTTTCGTAGGAACGCCGGTCCGGGAGCGGTGGCGGGCGGGGGTCCGGGGTGCGCACCTCAAATACGCTCAACGCGCGATGCGCCCGGACGGTGCGGTTGCGACGGCTGGTGTTGGACGGACGAGGCGCACGGGACCGGCGAGGGTGCATTGGTGGCGGGGGGCAACCTTGATCGCGATGTTGCGGGATGCTTGGTGCACTAATAGTCGCTCGTGGGCGATAGGTAGCCCTTATCCCGATTTCGGACGAAATCTCAGGCAGCGCGCCTTTGATGTCTTCGACAAAGGAGTGAGGAGTCCAGAGCCTGCGCCGGCCGCCCGTCCGCGACCTTTGCCGACAAGCTCCTAACAAACTCCTGCGCGCTGGAATCGTGGTGGCTAGGCCCAGTGCGAGGGTCGGGCGAGGCCGTCGGGGATCTTCGTACCCTGATCTGCGAGCGCCGCGTTCAGCTGTGTCTGCGTCAGGAATATCGCGCCGGTCAGATCCGCCCCGGCCAGCTTCGCATCGCGCAGATCGGCGCCGATCAGATCGGCCCGCCGCAGGTCAGCGCCCGAGAGGTCGGCGCCGATGAGGTAAGCGCCGCGCAGGTCCGCTCCTTGGAAGTCCGCACCTGCCAGCCGGGCGCCGATGAGGTCCGCGCCGCGGCGGTCCTTCTTCCGGCCGCCGCCGATGCCCGCGCGCGTCAGGGTGCTGACTTCCGAAAGCAGTTCGCTGACGCCGGCGCGGTGCGCGGAGAGGTCCAGCGCCAACAAATCCTCCAGCGGCAACCGGGACAGCCGTTCGGTCTCCTCGGCGGACCAGCCGACCTCGGTGCGCAGGGCTGAGGCCGAGGCCAGCGTCTCGGCCTCGGCCAGGTACCACAGCATCTCGTGCAGCTGGCGCATCACCGGCAGCGCCGCGAACATCTGCGGGGCGCTGTGCGGCGCCTCGCGCCACGACACGCCGCCGAACGTCTGTCTCGACAGCTTCTGGCCGGCGCCGAAGCAGTCGTACACCGTGCAGCCCTGGAAGCCGCGGCCGCGCAGTCCGGTGTGGATCGAGCAGCGGTCGTCGGCGGCCAGGTTGGGGCACGGCGTCCCGGCGGACTTGTCGACGGCGAAGTCCTGGGACGCCGTGAACGCCAGCCCCACGCAGCACAGCGCGAAGCAGTTCGCGCAGTCGGCCGCGAGATCGGCACGACTGGTGCGCTCGGTGCGCTCGGGGTGCTCCTTGCGCTCCGCGCGCTCCGTGCTTTCGTTGCCCTGCATGGGAAGCGGCGCCTGTCCCTACCTCCAGCCCTAGAGCTGGCGCATCACGTCGGAGGCGATGAGCTCCATGTGGTCCAGGTCCTGCAGGTCGAGGAACTGCAGGTACAGGCGCTGCGCGCCGATGCCGGCGTAGCGCCCGATCTTCTCCACAACCTCTCCCGGCGTGCCGGCCAGTCCGTTCTCGCGCAGCTCGGCCGGCTCGCGGCCGATCGCGGCGGCGCGCTTGGCGAACTCGGCCTCGTCGCGGCCGACGCAGGCGACCAGGGCGGCGGAGTACGTCATCGACTCCGGCGAGCGGCCGTTGGCGCTCACCGCCTCGCGCACGGTGGTGAACAGCTTGTCGCTGTCGTCGAAGGGGCGGAAGGAGGTGTTGAACTCGCTGGCGTAGCGGGCGGCCAGGCGCGGGGTGCGCTTCGGGCCGCCGCCGCCGAGGATGATCGGCGGGTGCGGCTTGGTGGCCGGCTTGGGCAGCGCCGGGGACTCCGAGACGGCGTAGTGCTCGCCCTTGAAGGTGTAGGTGGCGCCGTCGGGGGTGTTCCAGAGCCCGGTGATGATCTCCAGCTGCTCCTCCAGGAGCCCGAAGCGCTTCTCCGGGAAGGGGATGCCGTAGGCGGTGTGCTCGTCCTCGAACCAACCGGTACCCAGACCCAGCTCGACACGGCCCGGACCGGCCATGGCGTCGACCTGCGCGACGGAGATCGCCAGCGGGCCGGGCAGCCGGAAGGTGGCCGGGCTGACCAGCGTGCCGAGCTTGATGCGGCGGGTGTCGCGGGCCAGGCCGGCCAGGGTGATCCAGGCGTCGGTGGGACCGGGCTCGCCGGTCACCTCGCCCATCTTCAGGTAGTGGTCGGAACGGAAGAACGCGTCGAAGCCCAGGTCCTCGGCGGCCTTGGCGACGGTGAGGAGCGTGTCGTACGAAGCGCCCTGCTGTGGCTCGGTGAAGATGCGCAAGTCCATGGGGCAAGCCTCGCACACCGCGGACCGTCCCCGAGGACGCCCGGGCCGGTCCTGCCCGGTCGTGGCGGCGCCGGTACGGCAGGATGGCGGTATGCGCCTGCCCTACCTCAACAGCCGCCTGGCCCCGATGGGCACCACGATCTTCGCCGAGATGTCCGCGCTGGCCGTCGCGACCGGCTCGATCAACCTCGGCCAGGGCTTCCCCGACACCGACGGGCCCGAGGAGATCAAGCGCGCCGCCGCCGAGGCAGTGCTGTCCGGACGCGGCAACCAGTACCCGCCCGGACCCGGCATCCCGGAGCTGCGCACCGCCGTCGCCGCGCACCAGAAACGCTTCTACGGCCTGGACTTCGACCCCGACACCGAGGTCCTCATCACCGCCGGCGCCACCGAGGCCATCGCGGCGGCGATGCTGGCCCTGCTCGAGCCGGGCGACGAAGTGGTGGCGTTCGAGCCCTACTACGACTCCTACACCGCGTGCATCGCCATGGCCGGCGGCGTCCGCGTCCCGGTGACCCTGCGCCCCCCGCACTTCCGCCCGGACCTGGACGCCCTGCGCGCCGCCGTGACCGACCGCACCCGCCTGCTCCTGCTGAACACCCCGCACAACCCGACCGGCATGGTCCTCACCCGCGCGGAATCCGAGGCCATCGCGCAGCTCGTCCGCGAACGCGACCTCCTGGTCGTCACCGACGAGGTCTACGAACACCTGACCTTCGGCCCGGAGCACATCCCCCTGGCGACCCTGCCCGGCATGCGCGAGCGCACGGTGACCATCGGCTCAGCCGGCAAAACCTTCTCCTTCACCGGCTGGAAGGTCGGCTGGGTAACAGCGCCCCCGGCACTGGTCTCCGCAGTCCGCAGCGCCAAGCAGTTCCTCACCTACGTCGCCAGCGGCCCGTTCCAGTACGCCGCCGCAACAGCACTGGCCCTACCGGACGCATACTTCAGCACCCTGCGCACCGACCTGGAACGCAAACGCGACCTCCTCGCCGACGGCCTGACCGCAGCCGGCTTCGAAGTCTTCCGCCCAGACGGCACCTACTTCATCACCACCGACATCAGCGCCCTGACCCCCAAGGGCGGCATGGACTTCTGCCGCGAACTCCCCGAACGCTGCGGCGTCGTAGCCATCCCCAACCAGGTCTTCTACGACGACACCGAAGCCGCCCGCAGCCTGGTCCGCTTCGCCTTCTGCAAGAAGGACGAGGTCCTGACCGAAGCCGTCGAGCGCCTGGGGCGTCTGAAGGGGTAGCGCGAGCGCGGCGAGCTGTTCGCCGTCAGCGAAAGCACTCGGGCTCCGGTTGGCGCGCTGAACGGCTGACGCCCCTGGACCCTTCTGCGACGCCGGTCGCGATCCTGGTCGTTAGGGTGCCGGGTGCGGGCAAGAGCACGCTCGCCGAAGGACTGGCTCGGGAGCTGCGCGCGCCGGTGTTCTCCATGGAGTGGCAACTCGGGACGCTGACGCCGTTCCGGAATGTGACTAACGAGAATCAGACTCCGGTGGCGGAGATGATGCTCGTCGGCGCGCTCGCTCGGCAGCTGCAGCTCGGACTGGACGTGGTGACCGACGCGACCGGTCATGAGGTCGAGGGCGGGACCGGTATCGGCGGGTTGCCGCAAGCCTCGGAGGCGTGGTCCGAGCCGCACCTCATCATGGACTCTGCGACACAGGATGCTGGGACGACACTCAAGCGTGTGCTGGACGCGGTGGCGACGGGGCGGAGCAGCTGAGAAACAAGGCCTCGAATAGGACGCCGCGGTCCCGGTCCGCACGAGGCAGACCGGGACCGCGAAGCTCGCAGAGCTCACAGGTTCTCAGGGCTCAGCGTTTCTCAGAGCTCGATCTTTCTCAGAGCCCGAAGCTCCTCAGAGCTTGACGACCTGGCCCGGGAAGATCAGGTTCGGGTTGCTGATCTGGCCCTTGTTCAGCTGGAACAGGGTCTGCCAGCCGCCGGCGACGTGGTGGGTGACGGCGATCTGGGACAGGGTGTCGCCGGTCTTGATGACGTAGGTCGCGCCGGTCGGCTGGGTCTGCGGGGCGGGAGCCGGCTGGGTGTTCTGCTTCGGCGCGGTCCAGGACTGGGTCTGCTGCTTGGGCGCCGGCTGGGTCTGCGGCTTGGGCGCCTGCTGCGTCTGGGTCTGCGTCTGCGTGGTGGAGGTGCTCGCGGTGCCGGGGTTCACGGCGGGTGCGGCGCTGCCGGCGGTGAGGCCGGCGCGGGGGCCGCAGACGGGCCAGGCGCCGGGGCCCTGGGAGGCCAGGAGGTGCTCGGCGATGGCTATCTGCTGGTCCTTGGTGGCCAGGTCGGCTCGGGGGGCGTACTGGCCGCCGCCGGCGCCGAGCCAGGAGCTGGTGGAGAACTGGAGGCCGCCGTAGTAGCCGTTGCCGGTGTTGATGGCCCAGTTGCCGCCGCTTTCGCAGGCGGCGACCTGGTCCCAGGTGGAGACGCTGGCCGCGCTGGCGGTGGAGGCCAGCAGGGCGGGCAGGACGACGGCGGCGCCGGCCACGGAGGCCACGACGATTCCGGTCTTCTTGCGGCTGGACAGGGTGAACATGTTCGCCGAGCAACTCTCTCCGCCACGCCGGAGGGCGCGGTGCGCCCGCCTCCTGCTCCGCTCACGGGGGTCGATGGCAGATGACTCTCGCGGTCCGGGGCAGGAAGGGGCGTGCCGGCCGGCGAGGTCCCCGCTCGCGGCGGGGCATGCCCCAGACGGTAAGCACAAGCCTGACCAAATCACAAGAACGATGACATGCAGTTGATATAGGACGCACCGGCCGTAAGGGATATGGGTGTCTTCGGCGACAGATCTCACGATCCGTGGCGGCCGGATCACCGGCGGGGCAAAGGAAACCGGAAAGGCCCTGAAGTGTTCTCAGGGCCTTTTCGGAGCGCGCAAAACGGGACGATTCACCCCACTCGGCGGCGGTGTCCGGGGTCCTGGCGCGGCATCCGCTGCGCCGTCGGCGGTACCGGCGCGGGCAGCGTCGCGACCTCGGTCAGCTCCTGCTGGTACAGCGCCGCGGCGTCCGGCAGCTTCGGGAACGAGGTGTC
This window harbors:
- a CDS encoding LysR family transcriptional regulator — its product is MTQLNLHRLSIFLTVVETGGFSAAAQKLYMSQPSVSNHVRNLEQSLQTTLIDRSGPRIRPTAEGEVLAEYARRIFLLTEEAVAAIREVSGVQSGRLEVGGTTTVGTYLLPRLLARFRERHQNIECDIVVGNNGQILKRLLDGELGLAIVAGQPAAPQLKTETVLDERLLLVAAPGHPLTHPTPHITAPQLAGERFLLREPGSQTRDLQEAALINWDLDDMPKADMWGPETIKQSVAAGLGISLISEHAIDTEVKDGRLAVLEVDPPLRSRPVVIAYRRDRLLSPAERAFVALARGLRTWPDSEAAAG
- a CDS encoding LLM class F420-dependent oxidoreductase, which codes for MDLRIFTEPQQGASYDTLLTVAKAAEDLGFDAFFRSDHYLKMGEVTGEPGPTDAWITLAGLARDTRRIKLGTLVSPATFRLPGPLAISVAQVDAMAGPGRVELGLGTGWFEDEHTAYGIPFPEKRFGLLEEQLEIITGLWNTPDGATYTFKGEHYAVSESPALPKPATKPHPPIILGGGGPKRTPRLAARYASEFNTSFRPFDDSDKLFTTVREAVSANGRSPESMTYSAALVACVGRDEAEFAKRAAAIGREPAELRENGLAGTPGEVVEKIGRYAGIGAQRLYLQFLDLQDLDHMELIASDVMRQL
- a CDS encoding transglycosylase family protein — its product is MFTLSSRKKTGIVVASVAGAAVVLPALLASTASAASVSTWDQVAACESGGNWAINTGNGYYGGLQFSTSSWLGAGGGQYAPRADLATKDQQIAIAEHLLASQGPGAWPVCGPRAGLTAGSAAPAVNPGTASTSTTQTQTQTQQAPKPQTQPAPKQQTQSWTAPKQNTQPAPAPQTQPTGATYVIKTGDTLSQIAVTHHVAGGWQTLFQLNKGQISNPNLIFPGQVVKL
- a CDS encoding ROK family protein, whose product is MRARKGFTYGVTQEELRRHNLSTLLRYVHQHGPTSRAVLTASMNLNRSTIGALTADLSSAGLVEEELPGQHLGAGRPSLVVVPRAAHVYALAYMIGVDFVVAARVGLGGQVLDRRELYRPRGDYDLEDVMGHLERFTGELLSSEDIPPGAFCAGVGAAVPAAVRNSDGMLRFVPNMNWDDWGDAPLGDILHRRLVETFGIQAPVAVGNDADLGALAERTRGVAVGCDDLVYIVGEVGVGAGVIAGGEAMSGHDGYAGEVGHMVVNPSGRLCRCGARGCWETEIGEPAILAAAGHADGRRATVAELVAEAAAGDEKSVRALEHIGGWIALGVANIVTVFNPSMVIFGGLFGDVFPGIQGQIRTNLLSGSLGVVREGVRLVTPGLGADSTLIGAAEKAFEPLLADPLGFVSAMAAMPAPSSRVP
- a CDS encoding ATP-binding cassette domain-containing protein codes for the protein MTETTTSAAPRTAGSGEPILQLRSVNKSFGPVHVLQDVDFEAHAGEVTALVGDNGAGKSTLVKCIGGTYSIDSGDYVFEGNDVKVHDPRDAAALGIEIVYQDLALCENLDIVGNMFLGRERVSGWRTLDENAMERLAGETLAGLSVRTVKSLRQQVSSLSGGQRQTVAIAKSVLWNSKVVILDEPTAALGVAQTAQVLELVRRLADRGHAVILISHNMRDVLEVSDRIAALYLGRMAAQVKRSEVTQTQIVELITAGRSGDLGLQPGANGNGANGNGLNAAGGTGVSDALSAAEANQGEQASNESDGTDGVTA
- a CDS encoding sugar ABC transporter substrate-binding protein yields the protein MRKAILAITALGAAVALSAAGCSSSKSSSSGSTTGGGSSTTSAAAGSSSSSSSSGTPTYKNNKVGILLPDTNSSPRWVNSDPDELKTQCAQYGLTCDIQNSNGSATTMTSQAQSMLNEGVGVLMLTNLDSGSAKAIEAQAQAKGVVTIDYDRLTLGGTAQYYVSFDNVAVGKAQGTALTKCTQVAGKTAVKYVEEDGAATDNNATLFKQGYDSVLKAQTGWTQAGDQSGNWDNPAGTAQSVFQKLLQGAPDLNAVMVANDEMANAAITVLKQQGLNGKVAVSGQDATATGLQNILNGDQCFTIYKPVKGEADVAVKLASQVLSGQKPTAPAVVHDPTGNRDVPSYLATPVVVDKSNITLPFTDGYQKAADVCTGDFAAKCTAAGIK
- a CDS encoding pyridoxal phosphate-dependent aminotransferase, translating into MRLPYLNSRLAPMGTTIFAEMSALAVATGSINLGQGFPDTDGPEEIKRAAAEAVLSGRGNQYPPGPGIPELRTAVAAHQKRFYGLDFDPDTEVLITAGATEAIAAAMLALLEPGDEVVAFEPYYDSYTACIAMAGGVRVPVTLRPPHFRPDLDALRAAVTDRTRLLLLNTPHNPTGMVLTRAESEAIAQLVRERDLLVVTDEVYEHLTFGPEHIPLATLPGMRERTVTIGSAGKTFSFTGWKVGWVTAPPALVSAVRSAKQFLTYVASGPFQYAAATALALPDAYFSTLRTDLERKRDLLADGLTAAGFEVFRPDGTYFITTDISALTPKGGMDFCRELPERCGVVAIPNQVFYDDTEAARSLVRFAFCKKDEVLTEAVERLGRLKG
- a CDS encoding sugar ABC transporter permease, encoding MTATENPTGTATATGETVPETGAAGTLLAYGRNRLERARGGELGSMPAVAGLVVLVIFFAIVQNGFLSLYNIANLVTQAAPIIVLAMGLIFVLLLGEIDLSAGTASGVCAALMAVMIVRHSLPWYVAVLAAIVTGAVLGFLIGWLRAKVRIPSFVVTLAAFLSFQGIVLMQVGKAGSISLPDQAAKPIITLEGYNNNLMPLWLGWVMLAVVAGGYALVKLRIAVSRRSAGLEAEPALVTFAKTLLMLILGAVFVYLLGENRAIQQNAFFNNLKIEGIPWVVLLLIVLTVGLTFLLSRTRYGRHVYAVGGNDEASRRAGIRVDRIRISVFVICSTLAAVAGVVQASQLESVASNFGAGNTLLLAVGAAVIGGTSLFGGRGRIMDAVWGGLVVAVIQNGMGDLIKGANSQAWQWIVTGLVLLLAAGFDATSRRVGRGDSH
- a CDS encoding pentapeptide repeat-containing protein; translation: MQGNESTERAERKEHPERTERTSRADLAADCANCFALCCVGLAFTASQDFAVDKSAGTPCPNLAADDRCSIHTGLRGRGFQGCTVYDCFGAGQKLSRQTFGGVSWREAPHSAPQMFAALPVMRQLHEMLWYLAEAETLASASALRTEVGWSAEETERLSRLPLEDLLALDLSAHRAGVSELLSEVSTLTRAGIGGGRKKDRRGADLIGARLAGADFQGADLRGAYLIGADLSGADLRRADLIGADLRDAKLAGADLTGAIFLTQTQLNAALADQGTKIPDGLARPSHWA